The DNA region TCAACGCCGCGAATCAATCGTAATCGCATTTTATCACACTTATTCGCCCGCTTGTACCAACCTTGCGAACCTCAGGGACCGTACTCGAAAAACCATGCAAAACCCAGCCTGCCTCGTTGCATAACGCCTCCACCAATCGCCTCCAAACTCGCAAAAACTGCTTCGTTCTCTGAAAATCGCTGTTTTCGAACGGTAATCGCTCTGATTCGCATCCACACACCCTACCATCCCATTTGCGTTTCCCCGCCTTCCTGCATACAATGCAGTTGATCTCCCATGAAAAACCTGCCAGTCCATTACCCTTCATTATATGTCATCTTCACCCTGCTGAACGCTGTCCGGCGGGGAATCCCCCGTCCCCAGATCTGGCGCGAGTTTCGCCGTCAAGGCATCGCCCTGCGTCCTCGGCTTGCCTTCTGGATTCCGCTGTGCAAGCAGGCGGGTCTGCTCAAAGAAACCGATGGCACTCTTCGTGTGACCAGTTATGCGCCAACCTGGCTGAAGAAATCTCCCGAGGAACAGACCATCGCCCTGATCGAGGCATGGCAGGCATCCCCAAGGAACAAAAAAGCGCGCCAGTTCCGCAAGAAACTGCTCTGGAAATTGCAGTATGACAAACCCCTGACCGCCAAGGACACCGCCGCCCTGAACGGATTGGACGCGCTGGGTCTGACCGTCGATCATTCACTCACTCGCTGGGGAAGATTTTTCATCAAAGGAGAAGGGAAACTGCCTTCCCCGAAGCCGGTTTCCCCCTGTGTCATCGACGGCGACCAGTTTGTCGCGCATCTCCCCAGCCACCCGCACCTGCTCTGGCAATTGGAACTGCATCTGCGCCCCAGCGCACCGGGCGTCTATCCGCTTTCCAGGCGCATTCTCCAGCAGGATGTGCAGACTGTGTTTCAGTTGCTTGAAATGGGGCTTCAGGTGGAACTGCCTGCGCGCATCAAGGCTATGCTTCTCGCCCAGCCTTCCATCCGGGTGGCGGAGGGCATCGTGCTGGAATTCTCCAGCCCTGCCGAACTGGCGCAGTTGCGGCGTCAGCCGACCCTGAGGAAGTACATGGAAGAATTTCTCTCGCCGCAGCGGGTGCTGGTCTCGAACCGACATGCCGGGGCGCTCTTTGCCTTGCTCAGGCGGCGCGGGGTGTACCTGCATCCGAACGAGGAGCAGTCTCCGGTGAGAAAGAAGCGCACGCACTTCCCACAGCAACTGCTCCTGCAGCCTGTTGGGAGATCCCTGCCCAAGCTGACGATCATCAGAAAGTATCAGGAGCTCGGGCAGGCATTGGATATGCTCTACCGTGCACCGGGCTGCACGCCGGAGGTGCGGCGCATCACTCCGCTTGCCATCGAGCAGCGTGGCGAGCACACCTATGTCATCGCCTACTGCCAGACCCGGCGCGGGCAGCGGACCTTCCGCCTCGACCGCATCGAGGTGCCCGGTACGTGGTGAGGGGTTAACAAAAAGCGCTCTGAACAGGGTGAGGGGGGCACCCTGAACAGAGCAAAGTTATTATACTCAAAGTTCAATGGTTGGCAAGATATTTTCAGTCTTTTTGCAGAAATATTTTTTGAATAGATCTGACCCGATTGGCGGGATGCGAATCGAACGAAGTCGGAATTTAATCTGAAATATATCCAAACCAATCCGGATATTCATCCGAAATTTTTCGGATGCCAGCTGGAATTTCTGCAATTACACTTGCTCGGTCAAAATAGTTCACCCAGACCCCTCAGGTAAGGACCGAACCGGTCGCGCAGGAAATGAATATCGAACCTGCCATCGTGGTCGGTCCAGACCTGGCGGCAAATGCCAAGAATCACATCCCGATGGGTGTCCACTGTGCTGGGTTCGATGACCAGCCGTGCCGCGGCTTGCTGGCGCGTCAAGCCCATAGCAAAGGCGCGTAGAACGTCGCGTCGGCGGGCTGTCAGGTCCTCCCAGACCTTGCGGCATC from Anaerolineales bacterium includes:
- a CDS encoding WYL domain-containing protein gives rise to the protein MKNLPVHYPSLYVIFTLLNAVRRGIPRPQIWREFRRQGIALRPRLAFWIPLCKQAGLLKETDGTLRVTSYAPTWLKKSPEEQTIALIEAWQASPRNKKARQFRKKLLWKLQYDKPLTAKDTAALNGLDALGLTVDHSLTRWGRFFIKGEGKLPSPKPVSPCVIDGDQFVAHLPSHPHLLWQLELHLRPSAPGVYPLSRRILQQDVQTVFQLLEMGLQVELPARIKAMLLAQPSIRVAEGIVLEFSSPAELAQLRRQPTLRKYMEEFLSPQRVLVSNRHAGALFALLRRRGVYLHPNEEQSPVRKKRTHFPQQLLLQPVGRSLPKLTIIRKYQELGQALDMLYRAPGCTPEVRRITPLAIEQRGEHTYVIAYCQTRRGQRTFRLDRIEVPGTW